A single genomic interval of Fimbriimonadaceae bacterium harbors:
- the uvrC gene encoding excinuclease ABC subunit UvrC, giving the protein MPARTTRLKPLNEHVDDQLKLVPTKPGCYIYHDEEDAVLYVGKAVNLRSRVRSYFRPSAVLGDRISRMVRKIRRIETIVVDSELEALVLECNLIKQHRPPYNVRLRDDKSYPFIVITKEAFPRVLFTRNPRKGFGKTFGPYTSAYAVRETLQLLHKTFPLIPCGKSWTGAAVQKPCLYYHLKQCLAPCAGLADRGEYGDVLGQVQRFLEGKEDGVVAELRAQMTRAADDLDFEKAALIRDRVASLESVLERQKVLSDDQGDRDVVAVVKDDRGAAIQMLYIRGGRLIGQQQFILDGSSEAAPTDAVQEFVKQYYSAAPEIPREILLPVEIAEKGIVQQWLRQRKGGAVTIDVPQGGEGMRLVDLAAQNAEQALKTFALEMEQKEAWAEQAVEQLSEALGLPTPAVRVEGYDISNTQGTAPVASMVVTENGEAAKAEYRRFKIRWHPESPDDFAMMNEVITRRLRNYLDGDEKFAKLPDLMMIDGGKGQLGAALKARDSLGLTVPMVGLAKRHEVVYVPVDAPRLVDGTELGDKYTFREVVLPLTSPGLMLLRKLRDEAHRFALTFHRKVRDKRLHGSVLDEIPGVGPRRRRLLLRTFGSIEGIRRASTEEIAAVPTFTSRLAEEILEFLRGESE; this is encoded by the coding sequence GTGCCGGCGCGCACCACCCGCCTTAAACCGCTTAACGAGCATGTGGACGACCAGCTGAAGCTGGTCCCCACCAAGCCGGGCTGTTACATCTACCACGACGAGGAGGACGCCGTCCTCTACGTCGGCAAGGCGGTCAACCTCCGCTCGCGGGTGCGCTCATACTTCCGGCCCAGCGCGGTCTTGGGCGACCGCATCAGCCGGATGGTGCGCAAGATCAGGCGCATCGAGACGATCGTCGTCGACAGCGAACTCGAGGCGCTGGTACTGGAATGCAACCTCATCAAGCAGCACCGGCCACCCTACAACGTCCGCCTGCGCGACGACAAGAGCTACCCGTTCATCGTCATCACCAAGGAGGCGTTCCCCCGCGTGCTCTTCACCCGAAACCCGCGCAAGGGTTTCGGGAAGACGTTTGGGCCGTACACTTCGGCCTACGCTGTCCGCGAGACCCTGCAACTCCTCCACAAGACCTTCCCCTTAATCCCGTGCGGCAAGTCTTGGACGGGGGCGGCCGTGCAGAAGCCTTGCCTGTATTACCACCTCAAGCAGTGCCTCGCCCCTTGCGCCGGCCTGGCCGACCGAGGGGAGTACGGCGACGTGCTCGGCCAAGTGCAACGGTTTCTGGAGGGCAAGGAGGACGGCGTCGTGGCAGAGCTGAGGGCTCAGATGACCCGCGCCGCCGACGACCTGGACTTTGAGAAGGCGGCCCTCATCCGCGACCGGGTGGCGTCCCTCGAAAGCGTCCTCGAACGCCAAAAGGTGCTCAGCGACGACCAGGGCGACCGCGACGTCGTCGCCGTCGTCAAGGACGACCGAGGCGCCGCCATCCAGATGCTCTACATCCGCGGTGGGCGGTTGATCGGCCAGCAACAGTTCATCCTCGACGGCAGTAGCGAAGCGGCGCCGACCGACGCCGTCCAGGAGTTTGTCAAGCAGTACTACTCGGCCGCGCCGGAGATCCCGCGCGAGATCCTCTTGCCTGTCGAGATCGCCGAAAAGGGCATTGTCCAGCAGTGGTTGCGCCAACGCAAAGGCGGCGCCGTCACCATCGACGTGCCCCAGGGCGGCGAAGGGATGCGCCTGGTCGACCTCGCCGCTCAAAACGCGGAACAGGCCCTGAAGACCTTCGCCCTCGAGATGGAGCAGAAGGAGGCCTGGGCCGAGCAAGCGGTGGAGCAACTGTCGGAGGCCCTCGGGCTGCCGACCCCGGCCGTGCGGGTGGAAGGCTACGACATCTCGAACACGCAGGGCACCGCCCCGGTCGCTTCGATGGTCGTCACCGAAAACGGCGAGGCGGCCAAGGCGGAGTACCGCCGGTTCAAGATCCGTTGGCACCCCGAAAGCCCGGACGACTTCGCGATGATGAACGAGGTCATCACCCGACGGCTCCGCAACTACCTGGACGGAGACGAGAAGTTCGCCAAGCTCCCCGACCTCATGATGATCGACGGGGGCAAGGGACAACTCGGTGCCGCCCTCAAGGCCCGTGACTCTCTCGGCCTCACCGTGCCGATGGTCGGCCTGGCCAAGCGCCACGAGGTCGTCTATGTGCCGGTCGACGCCCCCCGACTCGTGGACGGGACCGAACTCGGCGACAAGTACACCTTTCGCGAAGTCGTCCTACCCCTCACTTCACCAGGCCTCATGTTGCTGAGAAAGCTGCGCGACGAGGCCCACCGGTTCGCCCTGACCTTCCACCGCAAGGTGCGGGACAAGCGGCTCCATGGCAGCGTGCTCGACGAGATACCCGGGGTCGGCCCACGCCGGCGGCGGCTGTTGCTGAGGACATTCGGCTCGATCGAAGGGATACGACGGGCCAGCACCGAGGAGATCGCGGCGGTGCCGACCTTCACGTCCAGGTTGGCCGAAGAGATCCTGGAGTTCCTCCGCGGCGAATCTGAGTGA
- a CDS encoding STAS-like domain-containing protein, whose product MCKTVFMAELAGSFAENKDIARSIRIVQVEPALEAGEEVVLDFQGVTGATQSFVHALISEPIRRFGDDVFDRLLFKNCAPVVQEVVRTVADYMLES is encoded by the coding sequence ATGTGCAAGACGGTTTTCATGGCTGAACTGGCCGGGTCTTTCGCAGAGAACAAGGACATTGCCCGGTCCATCCGGATTGTCCAAGTCGAGCCTGCCTTGGAGGCAGGCGAGGAGGTCGTTCTGGACTTTCAAGGGGTCACCGGGGCCACGCAGTCGTTCGTCCACGCCCTGATCAGCGAACCGATCAGAAGATTTGGCGACGACGTCTTCGACCGCCTCCTCTTCAAGAACTGCGCGCCTGTCGTTCAAGAGGTCGTCCGCACGGTCGCCGACTACATGCTCGAAAGCTGA
- a CDS encoding YqaE/Pmp3 family membrane protein encodes MPWYRVVLSVVCPPLAVIDRGVKPLLLTLVLTVLGWVPGTVCALVYSSEPAEQASF; translated from the coding sequence GTGCCCTGGTACCGCGTCGTCCTCAGCGTCGTCTGCCCGCCTCTCGCCGTGATCGACCGAGGGGTGAAGCCATTGCTGCTCACCCTGGTCCTCACCGTCCTCGGCTGGGTCCCCGGCACCGTTTGCGCCCTCGTGTACTCCAGCGAGCCGGCCGAGCAAGCGTCGTTTTGA
- the ileS gene encoding isoleucine--tRNA ligase, giving the protein MDFKATLNLPDPSSAIPMKADLAKREPDLQARWDEEGLYRSIIAARREAGAPSFVLHDGPPYTNGPIHLGTALNKILKDFVVKSRSLMGYRAPYVPGFDNHGLPIEQAVMKTFNEKKVVPTTVELRRACRQHAEHYIGVQSEQFRRLGVFGLWDKPYTSMAYKYEAEIIRVFKRLVEGGYVYRGLRPVLWSPTSQTALADTEIVYKDHVSVSIYVKFPLIEDVNGVFDGLDNVSTVIWTTTPWTIPANLAVAFHPSLDYVVVKSGDAHLVMAESLYEHVMHKVGLDIDQVVDRIKGSALEGTRFKHPVFDRDSVAVLADYVTTEDGTGVVHTAPGHGRDDFYTGQKYNLPAFCPVDGRGVLTEEAGEFAGVFYRKCDTVVVERLRELGMLLLAEEYQHSYPHAERDDQPVIFRATEQWFVGIDAPFHLDPTKTLRQKMLEEIDRVEWFPPSGYERIKGMVAGRPDWCVSRQRPWGVGLPVFYGADSGTPVLDPVAIEAVACLVEEKGSDAWYEVEAADILPQGYRHPTTGETSFRKEVDVFDVWFDSGCTALCVMPGEVEPEWQDELPVDIYLEGSDQHRGWFNVSLILCTATRGHAPYRQVVTHGFVTDEHGRKQSKRLGNVIDPVHVCSTIGADVLRHWVASIDYETDMPCTEQILKVVGEEYRTVRNYLRFLQMNLYDFKASDRVALQGIDAWIVGKTHQLAENVLDLYRRYEFHRAMVDVHTFCVNVLSKFYLDAIKDTMYCDAADSVARRSAQTACHEVLSVLCRLVSPVLCHTADEIYALLDKPDKLASVFHETLSPQVPVGFDALDQKVEALLQVRGEVFAAFDKWREDRGTKDSQDVAVVATVDPGQAELVGSLGLDLANLFKMASVEIRAGEPATEFTVSPFEKCARCRLRRSDVQVVEYQGEQVALSARDRAVLGL; this is encoded by the coding sequence ATGGACTTTAAAGCCACTCTGAACTTGCCAGACCCAAGTTCGGCCATCCCCATGAAGGCCGACTTGGCCAAACGTGAGCCTGACCTGCAGGCCCGCTGGGACGAAGAGGGGCTCTATCGTTCGATCATCGCGGCACGGCGCGAGGCCGGCGCCCCGTCCTTCGTGCTCCACGACGGCCCGCCCTACACCAACGGGCCGATCCACTTGGGCACCGCCCTCAACAAGATCCTGAAGGACTTCGTCGTCAAGTCGCGCTCCCTGATGGGGTACCGCGCCCCCTACGTGCCCGGCTTTGACAACCACGGCCTGCCGATCGAGCAGGCGGTGATGAAGACCTTCAATGAAAAGAAGGTGGTGCCGACCACCGTCGAACTGCGCCGGGCCTGTCGCCAGCACGCCGAGCACTACATCGGGGTCCAGTCCGAGCAGTTCCGACGCCTTGGCGTCTTCGGCCTCTGGGACAAGCCGTACACGTCGATGGCGTACAAATACGAGGCGGAGATCATCCGCGTGTTCAAGCGCCTGGTCGAGGGCGGCTACGTCTACCGAGGCCTGCGGCCCGTCCTGTGGTCGCCGACCTCCCAGACCGCCTTGGCCGACACGGAGATCGTCTACAAGGACCATGTCTCTGTCTCGATCTACGTCAAGTTCCCCCTGATCGAAGACGTGAACGGCGTCTTCGACGGGCTGGACAACGTCTCGACCGTCATCTGGACCACGACCCCGTGGACGATCCCGGCCAACTTGGCCGTCGCCTTCCATCCCAGCCTAGACTATGTCGTGGTCAAGTCCGGCGACGCCCACCTGGTGATGGCCGAATCGCTCTATGAGCACGTCATGCACAAGGTCGGCCTCGACATTGACCAAGTGGTTGACCGGATCAAGGGAAGCGCCCTAGAAGGCACAAGGTTCAAGCACCCGGTGTTCGACCGCGACTCGGTCGCCGTGCTCGCCGACTATGTCACCACCGAAGACGGCACGGGTGTCGTCCACACCGCGCCGGGCCACGGGCGAGACGACTTCTACACCGGTCAGAAGTACAACCTGCCTGCCTTCTGCCCGGTGGACGGACGCGGCGTGCTGACCGAGGAGGCCGGCGAGTTCGCCGGAGTCTTCTACCGGAAGTGCGACACCGTGGTGGTGGAACGGCTCCGCGAACTCGGCATGCTGCTTCTGGCCGAGGAGTACCAACACAGCTACCCACACGCCGAGCGCGACGACCAGCCCGTCATTTTCCGGGCCACCGAGCAATGGTTCGTCGGCATCGACGCGCCCTTTCATCTCGACCCGACCAAGACCCTGCGCCAGAAGATGTTGGAAGAGATCGACAGGGTCGAGTGGTTTCCACCATCTGGTTATGAACGTATCAAGGGAATGGTCGCGGGCCGACCCGACTGGTGTGTCTCGCGCCAGCGTCCCTGGGGCGTCGGGCTCCCGGTGTTCTACGGGGCCGACAGCGGCACCCCCGTGCTCGACCCCGTCGCCATCGAGGCGGTCGCCTGCCTCGTCGAGGAGAAGGGCTCGGACGCCTGGTACGAGGTGGAGGCGGCCGACATCCTGCCCCAGGGATACCGACACCCGACGACGGGCGAGACGAGCTTCCGCAAGGAGGTCGACGTCTTTGACGTCTGGTTTGACTCGGGATGCACCGCGCTCTGCGTCATGCCGGGCGAAGTCGAACCGGAGTGGCAGGACGAACTCCCTGTCGACATCTACCTGGAAGGCTCCGACCAGCACCGGGGCTGGTTCAACGTCTCCTTGATCCTTTGCACCGCCACGCGAGGGCACGCCCCCTACCGCCAGGTCGTCACCCACGGCTTTGTCACCGACGAGCACGGCCGCAAGCAGTCGAAGCGGCTGGGCAACGTCATCGACCCGGTGCACGTCTGCTCGACCATCGGGGCCGACGTCTTGCGCCACTGGGTGGCCAGCATCGACTACGAGACCGACATGCCCTGCACCGAGCAGATCCTCAAGGTGGTCGGCGAGGAGTACCGGACGGTCCGCAACTACCTGCGGTTCCTCCAGATGAACCTCTACGACTTCAAGGCGTCCGACCGCGTCGCTTTGCAGGGCATCGACGCCTGGATCGTCGGCAAGACCCACCAGTTGGCCGAAAACGTGCTCGACCTCTACCGCCGCTACGAGTTCCACCGTGCGATGGTCGACGTGCACACGTTCTGCGTGAACGTGCTGAGCAAGTTCTATCTCGACGCGATCAAGGACACCATGTACTGTGACGCCGCCGACTCGGTGGCCCGTCGGTCGGCGCAGACCGCCTGCCATGAGGTGTTGAGCGTCTTGTGCCGCCTTGTCTCACCGGTCTTGTGCCACACCGCCGACGAGATCTACGCCCTCCTCGACAAGCCTGACAAACTGGCCAGCGTGTTCCACGAGACCCTCAGCCCTCAGGTGCCCGTGGGATTTGACGCTCTTGACCAAAAGGTCGAGGCCCTGTTGCAGGTCCGTGGAGAAGTCTTCGCCGCGTTCGACAAGTGGCGGGAAGACAGGGGCACCAAAGACAGCCAGGACGTGGCCGTCGTGGCCACGGTCGACCCTGGCCAGGCAGAACTGGTCGGCTCCCTGGGGCTCGACCTCGCCAACCTCTTCAAGATGGCCTCCGTCGAGATCCGTGCCGGGGAACCCGCAACGGAGTTCACCGTCAGCCCGTTTGAAAAGTGTGCGCGGTGCCGGTTGCGGCGTTCCGACGTCCAGGTCGTCGAGTACCAGGGCGAGCAAGTCGCCCTCTCCGCTCGCGACCGGGCGGTACTCGGCCTATGA
- the lspA gene encoding signal peptidase II, translated as MNKKHAAVVVSSMAGLVVLDQLVKLWARTAGDNTVGRTIVALWPGVFEIKLVFNKGIAFGMLQGKGVLLAPIAVLIGLGALVYSIARPKESRMTHVTMVCLSAGALGNLIDRGMFGQVTDMFWIRLIDFPVFNVADVLITVAGVLLAVGALQELAGKKSPDRNASPAEPVTSNQGTEP; from the coding sequence ATGAACAAGAAGCATGCCGCGGTCGTCGTCTCGAGCATGGCTGGACTGGTCGTCCTCGACCAGTTGGTCAAACTCTGGGCCCGGACGGCAGGCGACAACACGGTAGGCCGGACCATCGTCGCCCTGTGGCCCGGCGTCTTTGAGATCAAGCTCGTCTTCAACAAAGGCATCGCCTTCGGCATGCTCCAAGGCAAGGGCGTGCTCCTCGCCCCCATCGCCGTCCTTATTGGGCTCGGCGCCCTCGTCTACAGCATCGCCAGGCCTAAGGAAAGCCGGATGACGCACGTGACGATGGTGTGTCTTTCCGCCGGTGCGCTGGGTAACCTCATCGACCGGGGCATGTTCGGCCAAGTCACCGACATGTTCTGGATCCGTCTGATCGACTTTCCCGTCTTCAATGTCGCCGACGTCCTTATCACGGTCGCCGGGGTGCTCCTCGCCGTCGGTGCGCTCCAGGAGCTGGCGGGCAAGAAGTCCCCGGACCGCAACGCCTCTCCTGCTGAGCCGGTAACAAGCAACCAAGGAACTGAACCATGA
- a CDS encoding adenosylhomocysteinase gives MNDTANHIKDIALADQGRDRIEWAEKDMPVLRLIRERFAKEKPLRGQRIAACLHITTETANLLRTLKEGGAEVACCASNPLSTQDDTAAALVKHYGVQAYCIKGENNDTYYRHIHQALDIKPTLTMDDGADTVNVIHNDRRELIETIIGGTEETTTGVVRLRAMAAQGVLAYPIVAVNDADTKHLFDNRYGTGQSTLDGIMRATNILFAGRTVVVAGYGWCGRGVAMRAKGLGAHVIVTEVDPTKAIEAVMDGFQVMPMEQAAPLGDVFITLTGNKNVIDGRHYDKLKDGAVLANSGHFNAEIDIPTLDMSSQARRMARDYVEEFTLRNGKKVYLLADGRLINLAAAEGHPASVMDMSFANQALCSEYMVQNAAQLAKDVYTVPVDIDRQVALLKLESMGVTIDTLTPEQVAYLNSYAEGTA, from the coding sequence ATGAACGACACTGCGAACCACATCAAGGACATTGCGCTTGCCGACCAGGGCCGCGACCGCATCGAGTGGGCCGAGAAGGATATGCCGGTCCTGCGCCTGATCCGCGAGAGGTTCGCCAAGGAAAAGCCGCTCCGGGGCCAACGGATCGCCGCCTGCCTGCACATCACCACCGAGACCGCCAACCTCCTGCGCACACTCAAGGAAGGTGGCGCTGAGGTCGCCTGTTGCGCCAGCAACCCCCTCAGCACCCAAGATGACACCGCCGCCGCGCTGGTCAAGCACTACGGTGTCCAGGCGTACTGCATCAAGGGCGAGAACAACGACACCTATTACCGCCACATCCACCAAGCCCTTGACATCAAGCCGACCCTGACGATGGACGACGGGGCCGACACCGTCAACGTGATCCACAACGACCGCCGGGAGCTGATCGAGACGATCATCGGTGGCACAGAGGAGACCACGACCGGCGTGGTGCGCCTGCGCGCCATGGCCGCCCAAGGCGTCCTCGCCTACCCCATTGTCGCCGTCAACGACGCGGACACCAAGCACCTTTTCGACAACCGCTACGGGACGGGCCAGAGCACCCTGGACGGCATCATGCGGGCGACCAACATCCTCTTTGCCGGCCGGACCGTCGTCGTCGCGGGCTACGGCTGGTGCGGACGGGGCGTCGCCATGCGCGCCAAGGGTCTGGGGGCCCACGTCATCGTCACCGAGGTGGACCCGACCAAGGCGATCGAGGCGGTCATGGACGGCTTCCAGGTCATGCCCATGGAGCAGGCCGCCCCGCTCGGCGACGTCTTCATCACCCTTACCGGCAACAAGAACGTCATCGACGGCCGCCACTACGACAAGCTGAAGGACGGGGCGGTGCTCGCCAACAGCGGCCACTTCAACGCCGAGATCGACATCCCCACTCTGGACATGTCGTCCCAGGCACGGCGCATGGCCCGCGACTATGTCGAGGAGTTCACCCTGCGCAACGGCAAGAAGGTCTACTTGCTCGCCGACGGGCGCTTGATCAACCTCGCCGCCGCCGAAGGCCACCCTGCCTCGGTCATGGACATGAGCTTTGCCAACCAGGCCCTCTGCAGCGAGTACATGGTTCAGAACGCGGCCCAGTTGGCCAAGGACGTCTACACCGTCCCGGTGGACATCGACCGCCAGGTCGCCCTGCTCAAGCTGGAGTCGATGGGGGTCACCATCGACACCCTCACCCCGGAACAGGTGGCCTACCTGAACAGCTACGCGGAAGGCACCGCCTGA